The following are encoded together in the Bacteroidota bacterium genome:
- a CDS encoding rhodanese-like domain-containing protein, translated as MKSKIIYFVAIILSIGASACNVNSTNTSAEAGKEPWTEAELMPPAKLNELLTSQELLSVVVFNIGPSGKIKNSVEIGPTQEQENLENLKKQLSTVSKDKEVVIYCGCCPFKNCPNIRPAFALLKDLNFQKPRLLNLADNLKVDWIDKGYPMME; from the coding sequence ATGAAGAGCAAAATAATTTATTTCGTAGCAATTATACTATCCATTGGAGCCTCTGCCTGCAATGTAAATTCAACCAATACTTCTGCGGAAGCCGGAAAAGAGCCTTGGACAGAGGCGGAACTTATGCCACCTGCAAAGCTAAATGAACTATTGACCTCCCAAGAGCTATTGTCTGTGGTTGTATTTAATATTGGGCCATCCGGAAAAATTAAAAATTCGGTTGAAATTGGACCAACGCAAGAACAAGAAAATTTGGAGAATCTAAAGAAGCAATTATCTACCGTTTCGAAAGACAAAGAAGTAGTAATTTATTGTGGCTGCTGTCCTTTTAAGAATTGCCCCAATATTCGCCCTGCATTTGCTTTGTTAAAAGACTTAAATTTTCAAAAGCCACGACTGTTAAATTTAGCCGATAATCTAAAGGTTGATTGGATTGACAAGGGTTATCCGATGATGGAGTAA
- a CDS encoding helix-turn-helix transcriptional regulator, with protein sequence MKIGHILKAYREKNKFSQEAVASFLDIKRELLSYYENDSREPSVEILEKLADVYGAELSDFFETDINHINTNVAFAFRATEMKEKDLKELAQFRKVVKNYLKIIDLEKKNAE encoded by the coding sequence ATGAAAATCGGACATATATTAAAAGCATATCGGGAGAAAAATAAGTTTTCTCAAGAAGCTGTGGCTTCTTTCCTAGACATTAAAAGAGAATTGCTTAGTTATTATGAAAATGATAGCAGGGAGCCTTCGGTTGAAATTTTAGAAAAGTTGGCGGATGTATATGGGGCTGAGCTGTCTGATTTTTTTGAAACAGATATAAATCATATCAATACCAATGTTGCTTTTGCGTTTAGGGCAACTGAGATGAAAGAAAAAGATTTGAAAGAACTGGCTCAATTTAGAAAAGTGGTAAAAAATTATTTAAAAATTATTGATTTAGAAAAGAAGAATGCCGAATAA
- a CDS encoding DUF2141 domain-containing protein, translated as MRLLVFLLLLFTLAHLAVAQTSTIALTIEGIQNTNGKIQIGLYNQKSDFGSYDKVFIGVVATPLLNKITYTFKDIPDGTYAIATWHDTNDNKKIDKNYFGIPTEKYGFSLNKYGTFGPPDFEDVSFKIGNAENVKLTIRLK; from the coding sequence ATGAGACTATTAGTTTTCTTACTATTGCTTTTTACATTAGCCCATCTAGCTGTGGCTCAAACAAGCACCATTGCTTTGACCATTGAAGGCATACAAAATACTAATGGGAAAATTCAAATCGGGCTATATAACCAAAAAAGCGACTTTGGCAGCTATGATAAAGTATTTATCGGAGTTGTTGCCACACCTTTACTAAACAAAATTACCTACACCTTCAAAGATATACCTGACGGTACTTATGCAATTGCCACTTGGCATGATACTAATGATAATAAAAAAATTGATAAAAACTATTTCGGAATACCCACCGAAAAATATGGATTCTCTTTAAACAAATATGGCACATTTGGCCCTCCAGATTTCGAGGACGTATCTTTTAAGATTGGAAATGCTGAAAACGTAAAATTAACTATTAGATTAAAATAA